One part of the Sphingobacterium sp. LZ7M1 genome encodes these proteins:
- a CDS encoding tetratricopeptide repeat protein translates to MEEDFEFGTPEEQKFSVDRYEEMLRNEDQYFFDAKAFESIIDYYITNNDPIKALQVIEFASAQHPFETLFLIKKAQLLASTLQYEPALEALNKAELLEPSEGDIYLIKGTILSALQEHALAEENFFKALKLSDAKDEVYYQIAGLYQMQGSYEKAISYLKKSLQANKDNQDALYEIAFCYDVLEQQQESIQFYNQYIDTDPYSYAAWYNLGNAYHKLGDFGAAIDAYDYAILINENFSSAYFNKGNALVNLDRYSEAIEVYKQTFEHETPNADTYCAIGECYEKLELMDEARQYYKKAVKLDSNQSDAWFGIGVTLDFEERYFESLHFYKKALEIDDENPDYWFAIADARYKLKQFDQSIEAYSKVVELNPTDAEAWLDYSSLLFEQTRLEEAIEVISEAIKCNPDEATLYYRMVAYMFAAGKYTEALSFLELALNVDPEKHYILFEYLPQLQGNQVIVDIIKKYTEGR, encoded by the coding sequence ATGGAAGAAGATTTTGAATTTGGAACACCGGAAGAACAAAAATTTTCGGTGGATCGTTATGAGGAAATGCTTCGAAATGAAGACCAGTACTTTTTTGACGCAAAAGCTTTTGAAAGCATTATTGACTATTACATTACTAACAATGATCCAATAAAGGCTTTACAAGTAATAGAATTTGCATCTGCCCAACACCCATTCGAAACCTTGTTCTTAATTAAAAAAGCTCAGCTATTGGCATCAACTTTACAGTATGAGCCTGCATTGGAGGCTTTAAACAAGGCTGAATTATTAGAACCTTCGGAAGGTGATATCTATTTAATCAAGGGTACAATCCTATCTGCCCTCCAGGAACATGCTCTAGCCGAAGAAAACTTTTTTAAGGCATTAAAACTAAGTGATGCTAAAGATGAGGTTTATTACCAGATTGCTGGTTTATATCAGATGCAGGGTTCTTACGAAAAGGCAATATCATATCTGAAGAAATCCCTTCAAGCAAATAAAGATAATCAAGATGCACTTTACGAAATAGCATTTTGCTATGATGTATTGGAACAACAGCAAGAAAGTATACAATTCTATAACCAATACATCGATACAGACCCATATTCATATGCTGCATGGTATAATTTAGGAAATGCTTACCATAAATTGGGTGATTTTGGAGCTGCAATTGACGCTTATGACTATGCTATCTTGATCAATGAGAATTTCTCATCTGCTTATTTCAATAAAGGGAATGCCCTGGTAAACTTAGATCGCTATTCAGAAGCAATTGAAGTCTATAAACAAACATTCGAGCATGAAACTCCTAATGCAGATACTTATTGTGCCATTGGGGAATGCTATGAAAAGTTGGAGTTGATGGATGAAGCTAGACAGTACTATAAAAAAGCTGTAAAGCTTGATAGCAATCAAAGTGATGCTTGGTTTGGCATTGGAGTAACTTTAGATTTTGAAGAAAGATATTTTGAATCCCTTCATTTTTACAAAAAAGCCCTAGAAATCGACGATGAAAATCCAGATTATTGGTTTGCGATTGCGGATGCCCGATATAAATTGAAACAATTTGATCAGTCTATTGAAGCTTATTCAAAAGTTGTTGAATTAAACCCAACCGATGCTGAGGCATGGTTGGACTATTCATCGCTTTTATTTGAGCAAACAAGACTTGAAGAGGCTATTGAAGTAATTTCAGAAGCCATCAAATGTAACCCTGATGAAGCTACACTTTATTACCGAATGGTTGCCTATATGTTTGCAGCAGGGAAATATACAGAGGCTTTGAGTTTCTTGGAACTTGCCTTAAATGTAGACCCAGAGAAGCATTATATATTATTTGAGTACTTGCCTCAATTACAGGGAAATCAAGTTATTGTAGACATAATTAAAAAATATACAGAAGGAAGATGA
- a CDS encoding shikimate dehydrogenase produces the protein MKQLGLIGYPLGHSFSKKYYLEKFRNEGIKNIDYDLYPLSTIEEFPSLYLNNPEFYGVNVTIPYKQDVMQYLTELSEEAKEIAAVNCIQIRHETDGVKLKGFNTDAYGFEKSLEPLLKPNHSKALIFGNGGATKAVAYSLKKLGIEYKIVSRAKTEDNLSYEDLTEELIQNTPLLINCTPLGTFPKTEECPALPYHAISSEHLLYDLIYNPEETLFLKKGKERGAAIKNGYEMLVLQAEKNWEIWNQ, from the coding sequence ATGAAACAATTAGGATTAATTGGCTATCCCCTTGGCCATTCATTTTCCAAAAAATATTATTTAGAAAAATTTAGAAACGAGGGTATAAAGAATATTGATTATGATTTATACCCTCTTTCAACAATCGAAGAATTTCCGAGCCTTTATCTGAATAACCCTGAATTTTACGGAGTCAATGTAACTATTCCTTATAAACAGGATGTGATGCAATATTTAACGGAACTTTCAGAAGAAGCTAAGGAAATCGCCGCTGTGAATTGCATACAAATCCGACATGAAACAGATGGTGTTAAATTGAAAGGATTCAATACAGATGCATATGGATTTGAAAAGTCATTGGAGCCATTATTGAAACCCAACCATAGCAAAGCATTAATATTTGGAAATGGAGGAGCAACAAAGGCCGTTGCATACTCTTTAAAAAAGCTAGGCATTGAGTATAAGATCGTTAGTCGGGCTAAGACAGAGGATAACCTTTCCTATGAAGACCTAACGGAAGAATTAATCCAAAACACGCCATTATTAATAAATTGCACACCATTAGGAACATTCCCAAAAACCGAGGAGTGTCCAGCCTTGCCATACCATGCAATCAGCAGTGAACATTTATTATATGACCTTATTTACAACCCTGAAGAAACCTTATTCCTAAAAAAAGGAAAAGAAAGAGGGGCAGCTATTAAAAATGGTTATGAAATGTTGGTTTTGCAAGCAGAAAAAAACTGGGAAATCTGGAATCAATAG
- a CDS encoding MBL fold metallo-hydrolase, which yields MLHIKTFVFNPYQENTYLIYDENKNCIIIDPGMHNYQEENHLKEYIENNGLKPIHLINTHGHIDHVLGNKFVSETYDLIPQFHEGELPLVIQVQNYAPQMGIRYEPSPIPETFLTEDDNIKIGDEELSLILAPGHSPAHLCLYSKEHNFLIGGDVLFKSSIGRTDLPGGNHQQLLNSIATKIYTLPEETVVYPGHGPTTTVGEEKKTNPFIRA from the coding sequence ATGCTACATATCAAGACATTTGTATTCAATCCATACCAGGAAAACACCTATCTAATCTATGATGAAAACAAAAACTGCATCATTATAGATCCTGGAATGCACAATTATCAAGAAGAAAACCATCTGAAAGAATATATTGAAAACAATGGTCTAAAACCAATCCATCTTATCAATACCCACGGTCATATCGACCATGTGTTGGGCAACAAATTTGTATCTGAGACCTATGATTTAATTCCACAGTTCCATGAGGGCGAATTACCCTTAGTGATACAGGTACAAAACTATGCTCCTCAAATGGGTATCCGATATGAGCCATCGCCCATTCCTGAGACATTCTTAACAGAAGATGATAACATAAAGATAGGCGATGAAGAATTATCCCTGATCTTAGCGCCTGGTCATTCACCTGCCCATCTTTGTTTATACAGTAAAGAACATAACTTCTTGATAGGCGGCGATGTTCTGTTCAAGAGCAGTATCGGTCGCACAGATCTTCCAGGTGGCAACCATCAGCAATTGTTGAACAGTATTGCTACCAAAATATACACACTCCCTGAAGAAACAGTAGTATATCCTGGTCATGGACCGACTACCACTGTTGGAGAAGAAAAAAAGACTAATCCATTTATCAGAGCCTAG
- a CDS encoding ABC transporter permease, producing the protein MKLPIFFAKRYLFSKKSVNAINIISSISMIGVLVSTAALVIVLSFYNGLERFILSQYSTFSPEYRIEPSSGKVFSTNSEAFKNLRALPEITSYSEVLEDKVLAEFNQQQFIGRLKGIEPNSLHQIANEDMLLEGRLEVKEDSTNYAILGTTVQANLQVPLQGDENQIFLNIPDKKASPNNINPLEDIRTRVIKPNAILGYQPGFEDLIIVPIDFAKDLLNEHEGISAIELYGKNDNSTSLQKEIQALLGKDFQVKNREQQNPTLYKTVRSEKWIVFFIVTIIGIIAIFNIIGSLTMLVIDKKQDMVVLNSLGASNNLIQNIFYYQGILIALIGSVTGAFLGLVFCLLQDHFGFVTTSEGSLFDAYPVDIRYMDLVLIFITVMAVSTLVSYMASRLNIRGINKRGALESN; encoded by the coding sequence ATGAAGCTCCCAATATTCTTTGCGAAACGATATCTTTTTTCAAAAAAGTCAGTAAATGCGATCAATATCATTTCATCGATCAGTATGATCGGGGTATTGGTGAGCACAGCTGCTTTGGTGATAGTTTTATCCTTTTACAATGGATTGGAACGCTTTATTCTTTCACAGTACAGCACTTTTTCGCCAGAATATAGGATTGAACCATCCTCAGGCAAGGTGTTTTCCACCAATAGCGAAGCCTTTAAAAATCTTCGCGCATTACCAGAAATCACTTCATATAGCGAGGTATTAGAAGACAAGGTCCTTGCTGAATTTAACCAACAGCAATTTATTGGGCGATTAAAGGGCATTGAACCCAATAGCCTACATCAAATCGCCAATGAAGACATGTTATTGGAAGGCAGGTTAGAAGTCAAGGAAGACAGCACGAATTACGCTATTCTTGGCACCACGGTCCAGGCAAACTTACAAGTTCCGCTGCAAGGAGACGAAAATCAGATATTCCTCAATATTCCTGACAAAAAAGCATCTCCAAACAATATCAATCCATTGGAAGATATCAGGACACGCGTAATAAAGCCAAATGCCATTCTCGGCTATCAACCCGGCTTCGAAGATTTAATCATTGTACCCATAGATTTTGCAAAAGATTTACTCAATGAGCATGAAGGCATCTCAGCAATTGAACTCTATGGGAAAAACGACAATTCTACAAGCTTACAAAAGGAAATTCAAGCTCTATTAGGCAAGGATTTTCAGGTAAAGAACCGGGAACAGCAGAACCCTACCCTTTACAAAACCGTACGATCAGAAAAATGGATCGTTTTCTTTATCGTGACGATCATCGGAATCATTGCAATATTTAATATTATTGGTTCCCTGACCATGTTGGTGATCGACAAGAAACAGGATATGGTGGTATTGAATAGTTTAGGGGCGAGCAATAACCTCATCCAAAACATCTTTTATTACCAAGGCATCCTCATTGCATTGATCGGAAGTGTCACTGGCGCTTTCTTAGGATTGGTTTTCTGTTTATTGCAAGATCATTTCGGATTTGTCACAACCAGCGAAGGCTCATTGTTCGACGCCTACCCTGTAGACATTCGTTATATGGATTTGGTGCTGATCTTTATTACGGTAATGGCGGTTTCCACTTTGGTTTCTTATATGGCCTCCAGGTTAAACATAAGAGGCATCAATAAGCGCGGAGCGCTAGAGTCCAATTAA
- a CDS encoding carboxypeptidase-like regulatory domain-containing protein, whose product MKFLQKYILLAVLLAVGLSLQAQNNKIVQVSGYILAEETDIAVPYVTIRNESYGNETYSANHEGYFSFVGHTGDEIVFSSIGYRSVRITIPNVDGDKYTVKIELTPTVEELPMVTVGPPLPWASIEEFNMEFLALNIGSDDVMTAKRNLSPQALASLSKIVPRSAEEIQTFNNFQRHINMSNKAINQNMANPLLNPFAWGSLINQIKRGDFSRQRLKY is encoded by the coding sequence ATGAAATTCCTACAGAAATATATCTTGCTTGCTGTACTATTGGCAGTTGGTTTGAGCCTCCAAGCTCAGAACAATAAAATAGTACAGGTCTCTGGGTATATTTTAGCGGAGGAGACGGATATTGCAGTTCCTTATGTGACTATTCGAAATGAAAGTTATGGGAATGAGACATATTCAGCCAACCATGAAGGTTACTTCTCCTTTGTCGGACATACCGGTGACGAGATTGTCTTTTCTTCTATTGGTTACCGCTCCGTGAGGATTACCATTCCTAATGTCGATGGTGATAAATATACCGTCAAGATCGAATTGACACCCACCGTAGAGGAATTACCGATGGTTACTGTTGGTCCTCCACTGCCATGGGCAAGTATTGAAGAGTTCAATATGGAATTCTTGGCCTTGAATATTGGTAGTGATGATGTAATGACTGCAAAAAGGAATCTATCTCCTCAAGCTTTGGCATCTCTTTCTAAGATTGTTCCTAGGAGTGCTGAAGAAATCCAAACGTTTAATAACTTTCAGCGACATATCAATATGTCGAATAAAGCCATCAACCAAAATATGGCAAACCCACTGTTGAATCCTTTTGCTTGGGGTTCATTGATCAACCAGATCAAGCGTGGAGATTTTAGTAGACAGCGACTGAAGTATTAA
- a CDS encoding NifU family protein, translating into MTLFERVEQALDSIRPYLQTDGGNVSIEEITPDNVVKLKLLGTCANCSMSIMTFKAGLEQAIKKAVPEIVAVEAINITDMDDPNAINPNQL; encoded by the coding sequence ATGACCTTATTTGAAAGAGTAGAGCAAGCATTGGATTCCATCAGACCTTATTTACAGACTGATGGGGGTAACGTTTCTATTGAAGAAATTACGCCAGACAACGTTGTGAAGCTTAAATTGTTGGGGACTTGCGCAAATTGTTCAATGAGTATCATGACTTTTAAAGCAGGTTTAGAACAAGCGATTAAAAAGGCCGTTCCGGAGATTGTTGCTGTGGAAGCAATCAATATCACGGATATGGATGATCCCAATGCGATAAACCCCAACCAATTGTAA